A window of Globicephala melas chromosome 2, mGloMel1.2, whole genome shotgun sequence genomic DNA:
aCACTTCTCAACTTTTCCCTTTAAGGAAATGTTCTTAAGGAACCCCTTACTTGGTTAGAGTTTTAAtgtaacacttttaaaaaaaaaaaaaagacaaatttgacCCCAAAGTACTTCAAACAATTTGCTAGAACATTTATCCAACTACTTTGTAAATAAAACATCCAGTAAGACAATGCTctgcaaaagaaataaatttatacgTACAAGATATTTCATTCACAATACTGGATTAAATACTTTCTTGGGATAGTTTAGCACATcctttacataaaataattttgcttttggccagtttaaataaaataaaatgcaactgAGAAAAGGTATCATTGTTATGTGATAATAAGCACTGAGAATTAAGCTAAAAAGTTAGTAACACAGCTGAACATATTCTGGTTTAGCAGAATGATAAGTGGAAATCTCAGGAGGAAACTGTTTTACTTACTCTAACTATCCAGTTACACTTTTCACCTTGTAAAACATTTGTAAATGCAATATAATTTTTTGAAGGAGGAAACTCTGAAAGAAAACAACTTGCTGGTTgaataccacaaaaaacaaaacaacaacccaaaaccttaCTTTTTTCTATAATGTTTACTCAGtctctttttatataaaaataagtgttATGTTCCCATCATAACATTAGACAATTAcatctgtgctttaaaaaaaagttggtcACTCAAGgctattagaatattttttaaggattttagATTACCAGAATGTACAGATATAACTCAATATAAACTGTAGCCAGAgggaaatgacaatgaaaatatcaaatcattCACATGGAACCAAAATGTTATTAACTAGAtaagtaaaatattcaaaatataatggAATGTGACAGTAGATATATGTACATCTACTTCAGAACTAGGAAGGGGAGGAAAAGTTTAATATGTAATAACTCGTACCTTATATTTagttaaatataaacatttgttatttatacataaaactgctttcaaaaaacaactaataaatgATTTAGTTGCACTTGTTTTACTTCTTACAGTTCCCAAGTGTTAACTTTTTTTAGATTGAAATCAACTGTCCCCTAGTGCACTTTAAGTTTATATCTTAATGAATTCAAACCTTTAAAAGTCCCATCACCtaatgcataaatatacaaaaatgccAAAAAATTAACCCCTTTTAGTTGGATCATATTTATGCTCACTTTATATAGCCAATAACCAGAAATGGTTTccttttgcaaatattctttAGAACCTGCAACAAAACATGCCATGCACTCCAGGGAAAAAGTTAGGCATGGCTAGCATTTGTGAAATGCCAAGAACTGATGAGTTCTGCTTCCTCCACGTGTGGCCCCAATGATACCAGGCAAGATTTCATAATGCTTGCCAAAAGCTTCCACAAATCCAAGTTAGCTAATTCCTGGACACAAAGATTTTAAGCTCATTTTGGCACTGGATGCTTTCATCCAGCAGCTTTATGTTTCCCACCACAGCACCCACACGCCTCACCACAACGATGGCACATTCTCAAAGGGACGTAGCAGCACATACATGGTACAATGAAAGACAAAGCTACTAGGGCTAACCATCGTAAGCAGAACTTGTCATCGCTAGTGTCACATGAACAGGGATCAGAAAAATCTCCCTCTGAGTCTGACATACAATGATACAACATGCTCTCTGCACAGAGCATGCAACTAACTTGATATATGCATCTTTTAATAGGGTCTGGAGCATCCTGACACTTTCCCCTGCCATTTTCTTCATGATTAAACCTTTCTTGGCAGTATACGCAGCGAGAACGTTCACCATCTTCTTTTCTTCGTTTTgacttcttaaattttaatgagGAAGGCTGTGTCTTAAATACCACAGAGTCTTTGAGTGAACTTAACTTAGTCTCATCCCCACAAGAGTACAGATAGTCTGATTTTTTACTGTCTGGTTTAGAAAACTGAATACTGGAGTCAGTATCATCTCTCTCCAAGTCACTTTTCCACATGTCAGGATGTCTGTAGTCTGCATAGCGACGTATTAAGATATCGCGAGGGTTTATTCTGACAATCTCATCCTCATCTTGAAAGCTCACATGTCGGATTGATTTCAAAGGGAcctaaaaaggaaagagatgaaAATTGCAATAATGACTGtgaaggttaattttatgtgccaacttggctgggccacagtgcccagatatttggctaacattattttacatgtttaagTGAAGATGTTTCTTGGACGAGATAAACATTTCAATGGGTAGACCATAAGTGTAGTAGATTATCCTCCATGACGTAGGTGGCtttcatccaatcagctgaaggcttTATTAGTACAAAGACTGACCTTGCTGGAACAAGAAAGAATTCTACCAGCAGTCTGCCTTTGGATACAGACTACAGCTCTTCCCTAGGTCTCAAGCCTGACagcctaccctgcagattttgaaTATGTACCTCTACCATcccatgagccaattccttaaaataagtctctttctctttatatatatatatatatctcttgttggttctgtttctctggagaaccctgactcatACAGATTTTAGTACCAAGGTGTAGGATGTTGTGCTAACAAACATCTAAAAATGTGGCAGTGCCTTTGGAACTGGGTAATGGGTAGGGGCTGAAAGAGTTTTGAGGTGCATGTTATAAAAAGGCTAGGTAGCTTTGAAGAGACTTGGCAGAAATAAGAACATTAAAGGTGCTTCTGGTGAGGGCTTGGATGGAAATGAGGAACATACTGTTGACACCAGAGGAAAGTTGATCCTTGTTATAAAGTAGCAAAGAATACGGGTGAATTGTATTCTAGTCTCTTGTGGAAGGTAGAATTTGTGAGTGATGGACTTGGATATTTAGCATAAATTTACAAGCAAAGTGCTGAGGGTGCAGCCTAGTTCCTCCTTGCTGCTTATACTACAATATGAGAAGGAAGTGATTAATtgaaatagtaatttttaaaacaaaaatgaaccagAAGTTGAAGAGCAAGAAAATTCTCAGGAAGATGCTATCACTGATGGCCAAGGGGATGGGGCCACCTCCCTCATGAGCCCAGAGGAATTCTGCCTCAGGATGAATCAAACTTTGAGTTCACTTACACTTGAGTTAGATGGTATTTAGATGAGATTTGGGACCTAGAGGTGATGTTCGAAAGGGTTAAGTTTTTTGGGGTGTTGTGATGgggtgaatgtattttgcatgtgagaagaGGGACCAGAGGGTGGAACgttataggctgaattgtgtccccccaaatccatatgttgatgCCCCAATCCCAGTATGTCAGAATATGACtgcatttggaaatagggccttttaAAAAGGTGATTAAAATATAAGGCCCTTAGGGTAGGCCTTAATCCAATTTgattggtatccttataagaagaagaaatttggacagaaagagagagagacagaccagAGATGTGGgtgcacagaggaaaaaaaacacagccaGAAGGTGACCATtggcaagccaaggagaaaggccacAGAAGAAACCAAATGCATCAACACCTTGAACTGGGACTTccagtttccagaactgtgagcaaataaatgtttgttgtttaagccactctgtctgtggtattttgttatgacagccctggcaaactaatacAAAGACATACATGTTCATAGGTTGGCTATACAAGTCTCTGAAAATGACTTAAAACACATCACACTCTCTCATCCTTCTGGGTAGCCTGTTTCCTTGAGGCCAGGGAGAAAAGTAAATTTTTCAGGCATAAATCAAAATGACGCTTCCCTTCACCCATATAAGTGGGCTTCTAGTAGTCACATTTGTATCTTCTAGTGCCAGTCCCTGGACACAGTGACTACTTTATAAGTAAGCACATGAATCCACGTTGGGGCAGACTTCTATTCCCCATATATTTGGAATTGTGGCTAAAAAAACTCCACGTCTGGACTAAAGGTGGAGTGATGGATGCAGACCATTATATTACAACATACGATTCCTACTGGTGGTAAGTATACTGACAATCCCCCAGACTCAAACCAGAAATTTGGAGGGAATTTAAGTAATGGGGTTTAGaagtatatataaacaaatggaaaatttatACACTAAAAAACAATTCTAGTACCAACTCAACTATATGGAGAATTCGAAAGACTGGAAAATTTCACTTACATGTTAATTAGTTACATTCCAAATCAGAAGATAAAACTAAGATTACTTACCTTATTTTGGGACTTTAGGCTTCCACATTCCTTAGGTATTTGCCGCTGTACGTATTCTATACTTCTGCCCTGAATGTCTAGGCCTGGATGACTGAACATTATCTAAAATACAAACAATTTCTACTTAAGTGACAAAAGAATGcattccttatttttaataaaactatatataatgtgtattcCAAAACTTCATAATCTATTAGCAGTAAGGGTTTTCAAAATGGTTTTAACAAAAAGCATTACTTGAGTCAtcctatttattatttaaacttaGGTCTTtccttatacatttaaaatttaatttaaaaagtaatacagaCTTCTGGTTTCTGTTTTGGCATATAAGGAGCTTGGAAGCTGCCATTCTGTTGTAATAACAAGTAAAAAAagctgaacaacaacaaaaaatatccaCAACTCCTCTTAGATCTATGAGAGAGGAGGACACAGGGCAAACCCCACCCCTAAGACTGCAGAGAGCAAAAAAAAGGGAGTCACTGCTTACCAGAGCAGAGACTCATGAGTGAAAATCACCATGGAAACCAGTGccagggttgggggggggggaactcaactgtaattgacaaattgctggaggctcaggaTGGACAACTCTGACAGTTAAAAAAACTCCTGGTTGGGGGTAGGGACAGTCATTGTGATGCCCCCAAACTCTTGTGAGTTTACCTCTAGGAGATCAACCAGGTTCCCACAGTAAGTATCAGAAAAAGCCATACATGCTTCCAGCAGGGTAGTGGAGAAGGAACCATTACGAAATGTGCCAGAACACtctgttcttaacaaggcctgtcCTCAGGAGAAACTAGTTAAGGAGGGTCTGACCTACTGTGGTATTATCAGAGTCTATTTGATCTGGAGGAGGGGATATACCCAACACTAGTCAACTCTAACCATCTGACACAcctaaagggagagaaaaaacgGATAAATAATTGTGATATTCACAATCCTGAGGGAAAGGCTCagactaaaagactgagacctaatcacaaCCATAGAATACTTCCTCTTCCTATACACTTTACCACTACATCACTAAAGGCTtatttacagcagttccttttacccagcaCATCATGTCTAGCAATCAAGAAAAACGAGAAAAAAACATGCCAAAagacaaaaatacattttgaaatgacagaacaagcatcagaaccagataTGGCAGGGATATTGGAATCAGCAGactaggaatttaaaacaactatgattaatatgctaagacTCCAATGTTTAAAGTAGATAGCATACAAGAACAAAAGAGCAATGcaagcagagaaatagaaatccTAATAAAGAATACCGCCCCCTGCAGAAAAATCTAGAGATCAAAAGTACTAAGAATACCTGTGATGAGCttagtagactggacatggctgaggaaaaAAACCTCTGAGCTTGAGGATTAAGCAACAGAAATCTccaaaattgaaaggaaagataacaaagactgaaaaaaaaaagactattcaagaactgtgggacaactacaaaaggtgtaacatacacAAGACAGAAAGAACAGATGAAGAAAGAgcgaaaggaacaaaagaaatatatgaaataataatgactgagaatttacccaaattaatgtcagatgtCCAATCAcatatccaagaagctcagagaacagcAAGCAGGAaaatggagggaaggaaaaaggaggaaaaaaaaaaaaaaaaaaagcacctaagcatatcattttcaaactataaaaaatcaaagataaagaaaaaaatcctgaaagatgccagaggaaaaaatattttacttataaagagtaattacatctgacttctttgcagaaaccatgcaagcaagaagagtgAAGTGAAATAGTTAAAGTGGTAAGAGAAAAAGTCTGCCAACCTAGAATTATGTACcctgcaaaattatccttcagaagTGAAGGAGACTGGTGGGAATGTATTGGTGgaaccactgtggaaaagagtatggaggtttctcaaaatactaaaaatagaactaccatatgacccagcaattccacttctgggtatatatctgaaagaaacatgaacactaatttgaaaagatacacgcaccccaatgtttatagcagcattatttacaattgccaagatatggaagcaacctaagtgtccatcaacagatgaatggataaaacgtggtgtgtataaacacacacacacacacacacacacgcacacacacatacacaatggaatatcactcatccataaaaaagaaattttcacatttccaacaacacagatggacttggagggtatttcACTAAGTgaagttagagaaagaaaaatactctatGATACCACTtgcatgtgaaatctaaaaaatacaacaaactattgattataacaaaaaagaaacagactctcagatacagagaacaaattagtggttatcagtgggtaGAGGGAAGGGGGGGCAACAtgggggtaggggattaagagagacAAGCTatcatgtaaaagaaaaattaaatctaaaaataaacattaaaaaaatgtgaaagaaacataaagactttcttaagcaaaaaaaaatggaggcaatttGTTGCTGGTAgacctgccttataagaaatgttaacagaggttctttagagagaaggaaaataatataggtcagaaacttggatctacatGAGAATGCAAGAGCAGTtaagaagaaataagtgaaaataaaataaaacttttaattttctcattcttaaCTGAGCTAACAGAAGTTTGTTCAAAAAAATAGCAACAGtgggggacctccctggcggtccagtggttaagaatccatgcttccggacttccctggtggcgcagtggttgagagtctgcctgctgatgcaggggacacgggttggtgccccagtccgggaggatcccacatgccgtggagcggctgggcccgtgagccatggtcagggaactaaggtcctgcatgccaagcagcgtggccaaaaacaaaaacagcaacagtGTACTTGATCATGTATGATTATGcacatatttacatacatatgcatatatatgtatataaaataagatGACTGACAGCAATGATGCAAGTGGAAGGAGGAATTAGGATTATGGTTATTATAAAGTACTCCCACTCACTGTAAAGTGGTTTAGTGTTGTTAGAGTAAAAGTAAATGGCTGGAGAAAAATACAACACACTaatactaaccaaaagaaagcaggagttcctatattaatttcagacagagcagacttcaaaACAAGGAAAGTTATCAGTGATAAAgaaggcattatataatgataaaggggttaattccccaagaagacataacaatcctcaTTGTGTATGTGTTTAACAACACAGCATCAAATtatgtgaggcaaaaactgatagaacctGAAGGAAACGGATACACCCATTATCATAGCTGGAGACTTCAACATCCCTCTCTATCAGAAATGAACAGACTGATGTCTTGAGAACCAAAAGTAACTTTACAATCTCTGCATCATACCTGGAATCCATCCTTCTTGGCTTCTTCTGGCTCACTACTGGATCTTCCGCATGAAGCAGACCCAATTTTTTGTGGGTCTGAAATTTCACCAGgggtttgcttttaccatgtgtcctagggttctgtctgttcatttttttggtggttgttgtttttctttcttccttttttttctgagttatgTGGCTGGGagggtcttggtactctggcTGGGTGTTGGGCCTGAGCCTCCATGGTGGGAGTACtgagtccaggacactggacaACCAAaaacctcccggccccacataatatcaatcagcaagagctctctcagagatcttcatctccacactaagacccagctccacccaatggccagcaagctccagtgctggatgccccatgccaaacaactagcaagacaggaacacaaccccacccatgagcagagaggctgcctaaagtcatactaagttcatggacactccaaaacacacaacgagctgcagtcctgcccaccagaaggacaagaaacagctccacccaccagaacacaggcacgagtcccctccaccaggaagcctacacaagccactgaaccaacttcaCCCACTGgggcgtacagcaaaaaataacaggcaatatgaacctgcagcctgtgaaaaggagaccccaaacacaataaattaaacaaaatgagaaaacagagaaatatgcagcagatgaaggagcaaggtaaaaacccacaagaccaaacaactgaagaggaaataggcagtctacctgaaaaagaattcagaataatgatagtaaagatgattcaaaatcttggaaatagaatagagaaaatacaagaaatgtttaacaaggacctagaagaactaaaaagcaaacaaagaatgatgaacaacacaataagtaaaattaaaaatactctagaagtaatcaataccagaataactgaggcagaagaacggataagtgacctggaagataaaatagtggaaataactaccgcagagcagaataaagaaaaaagaatgaaaagaattgaggacagtctcagagacctctgggacaacagtaaaggAACCAATATTtgattataggggtctcagaagaagagaaaaagaaagggtctgagaaaatatttgaagacattatagttgaaaacttcccaacatgggaaaggaaagagtcaatcaagtacaggaagtgcagagagtcccatacaggataaagccaaggagaaacatgaaaagacacatattaatcaaactatcaaaaaataaattcaaagaaaaaatattaaaagcagcaagggaaaagtaacaaataacatacaagggaatctccataagattaacagctgatctttcagcagaaactctccaagccagaagggagtggtaggatattaaagtgatgaaagggaaaaacctacaacaaagattactctacacagcaaggatctcattcaggttcaaaagagaaattaaaacctttacagacaagcaaaagttaggagaattcagcaccacaaaaccagctttacaaaaaatgctaaaggaacttctctaggcaggaaacacaagagaaggaaaagacctataataacaaacccaaaacaattaagaaaacggtaacaggaacatacatattgataattaacttCAATGTAaaggattaaatgttcccaccaaaagacacagactagctgaatgaatacaagaacaagacccacatgtatgctgtctgcaagagaccacttcagacctaggaacacatacagactgaaagtgaggggatggaaaaaggtattccatgcaaatggaaat
This region includes:
- the SPRED1 gene encoding sprouty-related, EVH1 domain-containing protein 1, whose protein sequence is MSEETATSDNDNSYARVRAVVMTRDDSSGGWLPLGGSGLSCVTVFKVPHQEENGCADFFIRGERLRDKMVVLECMLKKDLIYNKVTPTFHHWKIDDKKFGLTFQSPADARAFDRGIRRAIEDISQGCPAFKNETEGAEDNLQAAEEDTSSSLVKDHLFQQETVITSEPYRSSRPSPFEDLNARRVYLQSQANQIMFSHPGLDIQGRSIEYVQRQIPKECGSLKSQNKVPLKSIRHVSFQDEDEIVRINPRDILIRRYADYRHPDMWKSDLERDDTDSSIQFSKPDSKKSDYLYSCGDETKLSSLKDSVVFKTQPSSLKFKKSKRRKEDGERSRCVYCQERFNHEENGRGKCQDAPDPIKRCIYQVSCMLCAESMLYHCMSDSEGDFSDPCSCDTSDDKFCLRWLALVALSFIVPCMCCYVPLRMCHRCGEACGCCGGKHKAAG